The Diceros bicornis minor isolate mBicDic1 chromosome 37, mDicBic1.mat.cur, whole genome shotgun sequence genome segment GAAAGTGGAAAGATGAAAATATTGACAAATAGGCAAAAAGTGAtaaaaaaatattagagaatAAATCTGGGAGGTTCAACACCCGAATAAAAGAAATCCTAGAAAAAAGAGAATAGGGAAAATGAAGGGTACAAAAGTACCAAAGAAATAATGTAAGAAAATTTCACAGAACCTGAGTTTCCAGATTAAAACGATTCAATAGGTGCCcaacaaaatgaatgagaaaagaacCCCATCAGGGGGTTATCATCATAcattctaaaactaaaaagataaagagaatattCTAAAAGTTTCTAAGAGAACGTTCAGTCACGTACAATAGAGCAGGAATTAGGAAAGCACCAGAAGTCTCAACAGTGACCCTAGACGctagaagaaattaagaagagCCTGCATAGCGCCggtccggtggtgtagcggttaagttcaggcactccgctacggcagcctggggttcattgGTTTGGATcatgggtgcagacctacacatcactcatcaagccatgctgaggcggtgtcccacatagagcaactagatggttgtacaactatgacatacaactatctactggggcttgggggagaaaaaaggaaaaagggaggaagattggcaacagatgttagctctgggccgagcttcctcaaaaaaaaaaaaaaggaaaagcctgcaaaattctgaaggaaaatgaaTTCCAACCTAAAATTCAATACTCAGTGAAAATACCAATCAAATGTGAGAGTAGAATAAAGGGTTTTTGGAAATTCAAGGTCTCCAAAAAGTTATCTCCTACATACTCTTTCTCAACAAAATCCAGTAATCCAGCAAAATAAGGGAGTAAACCAAAAGAATggtgatagctaacatttatgtaGTACCTATTGTATGCTAGGCTTTCTTCTAAACgtcgtgcgtgtgtgtgtcttcatctaatttaatcctcataggaATGAGCTGAGCATTAGTATTGTCCACATCTTACAAGGCAGTGGAGGTAGGTTTGGTAGTCTGCCCTGAGTCACAAAGCCTGTATACAGCagtagcctggctccagagcccaggccctcaaggaaagaggaagacttaatacccattcatgaaaggaacttcctcaacctgataaagggcctctctggaaaatctttagctaacatcatatttaatagaGAAATATTAAATGCTTTACCCTTAAGACTGGGAACAGGGAAAGAATGTCCAGTCTCATAGCTTCTATTCAGCATTATACTAGAGGGCCTAGCCAGTgagataaggcaagaaaaataaataaaaggaagagagaaaactgtctttattctcagatgacatgatgtgtacatataaaatccaaaagaatctttaaaaataaaactgctagagctaataagtgaatttacCAAGGTCCCAGAATACAGGGTCAATATAGGTAACTCAACTTTATTTCTACGTACTagtaagaaaaaaactggaaaataaaaaaattttaagtactgTTTATAATAGCATCCAAATAACCATAAATTACTTaggatataaattaaaatatggacAAGATTTATgtactgaaaactatgaaacattgccGAGATAAATTAGAAAAGACCTAAATAATTGGAGAAAGATACAaggctcatggactggaagactctgtgttgttaaaatgtcaattttttccaaactgatctacaaattcaacataatccaaATCAAAACCCAGCAGGatattttgtagaaattgacaagcagattctaaaatttatctggAAATGTAATCAAAGCAATTTAGATAAAAGGAGCAGGCCTGGAGAGTAACCTGTCTAGATTGGAACAGGACCGTGAAAGGCTCCAGGAGCGAGGtctccaagaaagaaaaaaaatcaatagcttaTCTGATGAACGTGAATGCATTAAGGGGGATATTTGGGACCGATGTAAGGAAAAGTACATGGAAAATCATATCGTTAACTCCAGGGAAAACAAACCTTGTGCGAAGAAAGGAAATGTATACATTGTATCCGACTGTGAATAATTTTTTACCTAGTCATTATTACGAAAATGTCAAATGTTGATTTAACCAAAAAGTGTGGTATCTATGTCCTAGGAGAATGAAGGAGGCAGTATTTGTGTTTGCTTGGAGAGGGGTAAAAGCAGGAGAGAGTTTGAGAAAGTGTCAGATCCTCAGAAGCCAAGATAGAAAGTCAATGGATGATGtctaaaactggaagaaaaaaaaaaacaagagccagCAGAATAAGCATGATATTGAGAAATATATAGACCGCTCTTCCATGAAACAGCTATGAGAGTTGAAAGTTGTTGCCTTTGCCTGCGGGGAGTCGGGTGGGAGGGCTGCTGCTGGTTTTCGTTGTAAGATGTATAAAGCTTATTTCACGTTTTGAAACAATGTGTGTGAAACCtcttgataaaaaataaaaacgaaTTTTAGAAAGTCCGAGTTAACAtagtctgtttatttttttaattctttaattcatttcaacCCTCAAGGTTGGAAGAAGGATCTTGAGTTTAAAAACAGAATACCAGGGTGGATAAAAACAGAATACCGGGATGGGTAAAAACAGAATACCAGGATGGAGGTAACAGCTCAGCTGATAGCCACTGGTGGCTTTCTGGGTCCAACCCAGAGATGTTTGACCCCTCCAGCCACTGCGTGGAAACAGCAAAATGCTGTACTCCACCACGATTTCTTGGTTAGTGGTCATCTCAGGGAAGACCCTTAGACCAAAGAGGAGATGGTCCTTTTATTTCACCTGCATCTatgagacttctcagcctctgaaAGACCCTAATTAAAACGCAAGTTGCTGGGAAAGAGGCAATCTTAAGCCCCTATCAAATAAAATCCAGATTATCAATTAATATTTTTGCTGGAACTAGTAAGAGTGGGCCACTGGATGGGGGGCAAGGGATGGTGAGGGGGCTGTGGTTGGTCAGAAGGGGAATTAGTATGTGAGAAAATAGTATATCTCAGCATGATTTTTTGGGGGTTGGAATATTTTAACCAAGCCTACAAAACAAATTGTCAATTTTTAAAACCAGCAAGCATTGTGCAGAACATACATTCACATCCCAACCCCTGTCCCCCTCCCGATCCTTGATGGTCACCCCATCCCTAACACCAGTCCCGTCCCtgactctctcccctctctcaccCCTGTCTCCTCTCCTAAGATGCACCCAGTCCCTGGTCCCAGCCCCATCCTGGACATAGGGCTCCTCCCCGAGGTGAATCATCTCCCTGAATTTGCCCAGATACCCAATCCTGACTCCATCTAGTGATGGAAACACcagttttcaatattttaatacaCCGTATTATTTCAGTACCAACATCCTGGCGCTTTTACAGATCTGAAATTCAAATCATTTCTGTCTTGAGCTACCCAGAGAATGAGGCGCTACATTAAAAATTCTAATCAAACAATGTTGCACTTGCTGGAAGATAGTTCTGACCACATTCCTCCCCCGTTATAACACTTGCAGGTTATTTTATTGCTATCTGAGTCCCACTTCCCAGTAATTAGTGAggccaagcatcttttccgatgTATATTAGTCATTTGTATTTCTCCAGACCCAGTATGGACCCTTATTAACCTCTGGAAGCCCCTGAAGGAGTTGTCTTTGGACAGCGTTTGATGAAGGCAGATGGGCATTGAGTACACAGTTGGAGGGGTGAAGAGGGgattggagagggagggagaggaaagagaggctcCCAGGCCCAGTTCCCAGCCTTCCTCCCTGGATTCTTTCTGCattcttctgtcttctctcttgaaTCAGATCTATCTCTTAGGGCTTGAGTCCCTAACTTCTTCCTCAACGACCTGCTTAGAGAGTCTCAAGCTAGACAGGCCGAGCCACCTCCATCCTGGCCCCTCGAGGAGCATCTTAGACAATGCTCCAGAGAGGATGGCGACGCTCCCAGAGATGTCTTTCTGCTCTAGCTACTAACTGGACTAAGGGGTAGTGGCTACTCTTGTAGTTTTAACCACCCCCCCGACATGCACTCTGTTACGGACCCCCCTCCCTGAGGCTCGCTACACACTCCCATTCATCCCATTCCTAAGCCTCACTCCATACCTGGTCCCAACCCCATCTTGTACCCCCTGAATCTCACTCCCCCAGTCCCAGACTCTCCCTATTTCTGGGTCTCTCCCTGCTCTTAACATTCATCCTTCTCTGACTATCCTCCATGTCCCAAGCTGCCACACCATCCCTCGCTCCCCTCCACCTCATCTCTGGCTCCAATCTCAATCCCTGATGCCAACCCAACCTTGATCTAAATCCCATCTCCGAACCTCACTCCATTCCCATCCTCAAACCAAGTGAagcttttcttttaagagttttataggtttagctcttatgtttaggtctttgatccattttgagttaatttttgtatatggtgtaaggtgaggaaccaatttcattcttttgcgtgtagatatctacttttcccagcaccatttgttgaaagattatcttttccccattgaataatcttCACACGCTtgttaaaaatcatttgaccatttatgctcaggtttatttctgggctctttattctcaGGTTCTTTTCATCCTTTGGCTCCATCAGCCTAAGTGTGTTGGGCTTTTTGCCTCATTGCCACCAAGTGGCTGCCTCAGCTCCACACTTCATATCCTATAATCATGTTCAAAGGCAAGAACCaagaatgtgtgtgtttgtgtctcttTTTAAAGAGGAATATTTCTCAGGAGTCCCCTAGCCCCAGAAGACTTCCTCCTAAGCAATGGTGTGCTGAAGCCAGTTTGTGTCTGCTTGTGAAAGCAGATTATTACATTCTCTAGAACTTTATGAGCTAGTTGCTAAACACCACCACCCTTGAAATTGCCACTGTGGCAGAATATGTACAGGGAACTGGGAGAACGCTACAGATCAGCACTTTTTTCCCCAGAAGAATGGTTTACCAGCCCACTGTTGCCCTTAAGTCTTACTAGTCAGAACTGGAGGACATGGCCACTCCTAGCATAAGGGAGTCTTAGAAAGTGAGTATCTGTCATTCTCAGCCTCTCTCAAGGGAGGCGGACTTGCCCAGCAGGCCGGGAAAGGGAGAGATGCGGAGGCACCAATGGTGCTGCCACTAATGGCTCCCAATGCCCGGAAGGTTTTGTAGTCACTTACAAGAATGTCTTTTAAACGTCTCAGAAGACAGAGTGCTGTGGGCTCAGTGGTCGGATGGACAGAGCTCTGGCAGTTGCCATGGTAATTTTGCTAAGGGGTGGGGCCCCAGGGCAGGCTTTCTAAACCACACGGTGGGGGCCTGGtaaggacgcagcctcagcaacTTGCTGTAACCACAACGGTGGCCGCCTTGACCCAGAGACCGAGGACAGCCAGTGGACGTGAGGCTTGGGATGGGAtgctgaagggaagggaggagcccTGAGGGGCTGCAACAGGGGTGGGGGTCTCAGAGGGTGGTGGAAGTGTTCCCCGAAGAGGAACCAACAAAGGAAGGCCTGCTATCCTTGGGCAAGAACTCCTTGCGGATAAGGCCGTGGATGGCCAAGATCTTGAGGAGTCCGTGGCGAAACTTCTGGCCGATGAAGACATAGATAAGGGGGTTGAGGCAGCTGTGGAGGAAGCCCAGAATCTCGGTGGCATCCAGGGCCCGGCCAATGTCGTTGCGACGCTCACAGGTCTCCTCGATTACCCGGAGCCTCATGAGGGTGTCTGAGACCAGGACCAGATTGTAGGGCAGCCAGCAGAGCAGGAAGACGAGCACGACAGCAAAGATGACCCGCATGGCCCGGTGCTTCTGCCTCATTTGGGCCTGAAACAGCGTGCGCAGGGTGAGTCCATAGCAGAACAGCATGACCAGCAGCGGCAGGAGGAAGCCGAAGGTCTGGGGCAGGACCCGCATCACCATCCGCCATTTGGTTGTGTTGGCACCCAAGTCCTCGTAGCAGACTGGGCTGGAATAGGGTGGGTTGACGGCCTTGCGGAggaagaagatgggcaaagaCAGAATGAAGGACAGGGTCCAGATGCCTAAGCATATGAACTTGACCCAGTTCCGCTTCTGGGTCAGCATGCGTGTGGCGTGGACGATGGCCAGGTAGCGGTCCACGCTGATGCAGGCCAGCAGTAGAATACCGCTGTAGAAGTTGACTTCCTTCAGGAGCGAGACCACCTTGCACAGGGTTGTGCCAAAGATCCAGCCCTTTGCCTCGGAGGCGGCCCAGATGGGCAAGGTCAGGGCAAAGAGCAGATCGGCTATGGCCAGGTTCAGCAGGTAGACATCGGTGACAGAGCGGCTGACCCGGCTGTATAAGACCACCAGCATCACCAGCGAGTTACCCAGCAGGCTCAGCAGGAAGACCAGCGCGTAGATGACGACCACGGCGTACTTGTTGCGTGTCTCAGTGTCTATCCTACAGGGACTATTAGATCCGTCTATGGCTGGTGTGCCAGTGAAATTTCCCCACTCATCCCAATAGTCTTCCCAAAAATCACTATCATTCCATAGATTTTCCACAATGATAGCCATGGTTTGATCTAGTTGaaagattagaaagaaagaaatgtgattTAGTAACTGAGATTCAAATCATGCTCATCAAAGATATGAGAACATGGCTGGGGTATCTTTTGCTTCTCTGTTGGTTTGACAGCCAGAGATCCCACCATTTATCTTCCTTCTTTAGCGGTCGGCTTCCCCGTGTCATCAACCTTCCATAACTCCAAGGCTGGGCCTGAGTATAGGACAAGATGGACTACAGGGGAAAAAACTTTGTCGTTGGCCTTCCTACAACAGCCTCAGCTCTATCTACAATTCTTCCTCTGTACTCTTTTTAGCCTTCTCCATCCTCAAGCAAGTCTGTGCCTTCAGACGGGAGGACCAGGTTGGTCTTACACATTCAGGGAAGGGTCAGCATTAAGCAAAATGGAAGGAAACAAACCTGTTCCCTGATGCCCCTTTCTATGTTATTTCCTCTCCTCTGTTCTTCCCAATTCCTGTTTAACCTTCTTAAAATCTGCTGAGGGAAGGAAATGATAGCAACAAATTTCATGAAAATGTATTTGAAGCCTTCTCTCTAAAGGAGCAATAAATGTTTTGGTCCTCTGTCTAAAGGAAGTTTAAGCAGTTGAGAGAAGTCCCCATCTTGGTCCCTGAAATCTCCTCCTAAACATCCACAGAATCGTTCagcagttttcaaatatttttttcattgtgaaaCGCTTTGTTGAAGCAAAATCTTACCAGAAGCCCAATATGTAAAACAGATGAGAGGTTCTCTGCTGGGGAAGGAGAGTGTGTGGCTCTCTCTACCCAGACAGCCACTAGGAGGTTCCCCCAAAAGcccagggctctccagagaacaGTCTGGAAAAGTCTGGAAAGTTACCAAGACTGGAAATAAGGACCACTGGTGTCCAGTCCTCATTCTGTCCTGATTCTGTCATTAATAAGCTGGGAACCTTGAGTCGGACCTTCTCCCTCCACAgagttcagttttctcatctgcaaacgGAGAAAGGCGGAGTAGATAACCCCTGAGTTGCTTCCAAGCCTGAGCTTCTAGAAGTCCATTCAGAGCCACACATTTTACTATGCGGTCTCCTTGCCAGTATTTGCATTTTCACAGAAGACAAAGTCTTAGGGCAAAGCGATAAACATCAGATTGGGGAGATGCGGGCGTCCTCCCTGAAAAGAGGGGCAAGCATGACAGGAGGAGGTGAGAAGGCTCCTGTCACCAACTACAGCCAGGAATGAGGTCAGAATTGAATACATGGTCACAAAATAGGAGGCAGGAAGCCACCCGCACAGAAATCCTCAGATCCCAGAGAAATGGATGCATTTCCTAAAAGACAGTCAAGTCTGGTCTCCCTGCCccaaagaaagtcagcaaacaGAGGTGGCTTCCTACCTGAGGCACCGGCCTGGCGGGTCCAACCGTACGAGCCCGGAGCTCAGAGACCAGAGTGACAGTGGCTAGAGAGAACTTGATGTATAAAGGGAAATAAGGAAGCCACGTTACAGCACACATCCTCTTCCAGCCCTGCCCACGTCTACATCTGAAGAAGAGATTAAGTCAAGGGACCACAGGACATCAGAGACTCCCAGGGTCCATATGTCCAAGCAGGGGTACTCGGCATGAAGATGGGGTGAAGGGTCCAATATCTGAATTCTCCACTCTATGAATGAccatttttattctcttcctgTCCCTGCATGTATTTCCACTTGTTTGTCCCTTAAATTCCCTAGATCACCTTTGAAATCTTCCAACTTGCCTGACATTAATCAAGGGGAAAGGACTTGATGTTTTCCAGTAGAGACTTCAGAAGGAGGCCACCATTGGAGGGCCTTGTAGGAGCCTCCGCTTAGGGGGCACTTGGGGGCAATCTGGCGGGAAGGAAGTGGAAGACTGCCCTTAAGCTGGGTTTGGGCAGCAAGCACACAACTTTACTCGCATCGTAGGCTTCCTCGGGGTGGCCTGGGGGCCGGTGGAGACGTTGGTGGAGATTTGGAGGGAGAACTCACCCCACTCCATCGCCAGACGCTTCTTCGCACAAACCCTGCCAATGGTTGATTGATTAGAATGGCCCTGAGGCTGGGGGCATGGGCCACTCCTGGAGCCTGGCTGGGCACCAGGGAGACCATGAGAGCTGGGCCATTGGTGGATGGAGGAACCAGGTTAATATCACTCTGCTTCTCTATCAGTAATGCAGGATGGCTTCTCTGCACACCTGCCCCAGCTGCTCCTAGCAGCTCATCTCTGTCGCCTGGATTACTCCTCTGGTATTTAATCACTTCTCCACTATAACATGAACCCTGTTGTACAGTCATGATTGTggggttttttattttgttttgttttgttttgttttgtttatgaggaagatcagccctgaactaacatctgttgccaatccacctctttttgctgaggaagactggccctgggctaacatccgtgcccatcttcctccactttatatgggatgccgccacagcatggcttgacaagcagtgcatcggtcagcgcccgggatccgaacccgcaaaccctgggccgccaaagtggcacgcgcaaacttaaccactacgccaccgagccggcccagTAATGATGTGTTTACACGTCAGCCTTCCCCACTAGACCATGAGCTAGACAGCAGGGACCCTCTCCAGTTCATCTTTGGACGCTCTGCCGGGGAACAGAGGAAGCGCTCAACCACCGGTGTAGGTAGACTAAAGGACAGCAGATGTGTCTTCTCTGATCGCTGGAGCATGGATCACCACCACCACTCGGAGCGTCCATCACTTTGGGCCACCGTCACACACGAGAGGTGCCTGAAAGCTTCACCTCCAGGCCACCAGGCTGCTCTGCCTGGCGTAGTTCATTCCCAACCATCCTCTATTGTTTAAAGTCAGCGCCAAGCTGTTCAAGTGTAAATTCTGCCCCTACCGTAAATGCCAAATTTGTCATGTAGCTGACGCCTACAATTCTGCCACTGGCGAGCATGGTTTGTAAGCTACGTCATGCTCTCCTCCTGGATTCTCTTATCATGTATAAATAGTAGCAGGAAGTCTAAGGAGACAATCGCCCTGGGCCTACCCATGCTTTGCTTTCACTGACCTTGAACTATTGTGATCTGATGCCTGGACTAGAAAGGACTTAAAGATGGGGTAGTCCTGAGGGGAGGGAGTGGACAGTCCTTCTCGTAATCATCTAGGGAACAGGTAGCTCCTGGGGTGTAAAATGGTGACTGGGGACACAGGAGAGAACAGACTGTCTGCGGCCTGGGCTGCAAAACGCCTCCATGGACTCTACTGGAAGCGGAGGCGATGGGGAAAGAGACTGTCTGCCACGAGGGGGCGGCAGTCGCTGGACGGGAAAGTCCTTGCAAGGGACCCATTGAGAAAGCCCAGGGCAAGAGCAGCCCCATCTAATAGGTACTTTTAAGCTCCTCTTTGCGTATAGTTCCCTTCTGCTTTTCCTAAGCCCTCAGTCAAGGCGGCTCAGCATTCCAGTCTATTTCAACCAATGACTGGGGTTTAGGGAAGGGTCTGGTCCACCCTCAagctggaggaggaaagaggaagcaGCCCTCTGGACACGAGTGGGGGTGGCAATGGCCGTAGCTTAGGTCTCCAGTGGGAAGATGATCTGGAGGACAAGAGTTGAAAAGACTCTTTCCCCTCAAGGTAGGAAAGAGCACGTCGCTGAAGGAGGGGAAAAGGCACCCACCTATAGATGAGCTTGGAATATTTATCCACTTGAAACTGTTCCAGCAAGTTCGCCCACCCAACATATCTTTCATGCCTCACTTCCCTCTTATCACGGCTCCCTCTCAAATGGGTTGATAATGTTCCTAATgggaaagcatttttccatgcTGTGCAGAACATCCAGTACCACACATTGCTGTGACATGTGCAGCCTGAATGCTAGTCCGCTGGCAAAATGCAGAAGTCTCTTCTTGctactgtgtttttaaaatgatAGCTTCTGTGTAAGACCGTGTGAACAGCACAGCACGGCTGTAAGCATGTCTGTTTTGTCCCTGTGTCAGCTTTGATGCCAGCATCAGCACCTCCTCACGTTCCTGCAGAAGAACCCACCAGGGACCAAAGGAGAGACaagggaggtggaggagagaatTCGCCCCTCTGCCCGGTCATCATCCCCACTGCCACAGTGACAGGTTCAGGGGTAAGGTGTGACCTGAGATGATCCGCTCAGAGCCAAGTTCAGGAGGGTTGTTTGACGACTGTGGAAAAGCAAGTATGTGGTCTTGTTGCTGCTGGAGGCCATTTTGCCACCATAAATGGCAAACCAGTCCAAGGATAAAAACTAGTACCCGGAGGAAGGCAGAGCCAAGAGGATCACAGAGAAACGGGGCCAGAGTCCTGAACAGACCACGCCCAGAGGTCATCTTCTCTCTGCACTACGTGAGCCAATAAATTCTCTCTATTGTTAAGACCAGTTCAAGTGGAGTTTTCTGTTCCCCGCAACCAAAACGGTGCCCAACTGAGAGAGTTCTGGAAACCAAAAGTGATGTAggatgagaggagaggggaggcatGTAGGTGAGTCGTAGGGTCCAGGCTGTGACGGTCAGGATAACGGCAGGACTTGACAGAGGTGTGACCCGGGCGGGTACAGACCTCCTAGCCCTGCTTGCCAAGCTCTGGTGGAAGCCAGAGAGGAACCTTGAAAAGTGACCACATGGGGACCCATCTGAGGACACTGTCCCGGCTGAATTCAGAAATCTTCACGAAGGACCCAGAAATCCTGGCATCAGAGTCAGAGAGACCGTGATTCAAATACCGGCCCTCCTTCAATCGTTTCTGACCTTAGACAAGTTTCTCAACGTGTGTCCAAAGCTCTTTATCCATAAAGATGGGAATAATAACATTTGCCTCACGGAGCCGTGTGGTGATGACGTGGGACGAGGTCACGGGCTCTAGGACCAAACCAGCTGGgtgcaaatcccagctctgtccatGGCCAGTATGTGCCCTTGGGAAGCATAGGTACTcgctctgtgcctcggtttcctcatctgtaaaatgggtataaaagtaGGACCTAGCTTATAGGATTGGGATGAGAAGCAATGAGTTAACACACgtcaagtgcttagcacagtagcTGGCAGATAATAAATGTTCCGTCACTCTTAGCTGCCTTTATACATGCCCCCACGGTCCTGTTGGGGGAATATGTACCACACGCACTAAACGACGCAGACCCTCTGACCCTGTGATCCCACCTAACTTGAAGAAAttaagggaggaggcagggaggacaAAGTATATCACAGGGTCGTTTACAATAATAAAATTTGGTAATAATTTCAATGTCCTTCCAAAAGCTATTATACGAATCACAGCAGATCTATAAAATGCAACACTGGGCTTCTATTAAACACAAACATCTGAAGCCACGATTAATGCTATGGGAAGGTATCTATACTAGAATACCAAGCGGAAATAAAGGCTAACAAGCAGAATGTTCGGTATGAGAGCATTTGGTAataaatgtatgtatacatatgcacAGGGGAAAAACGGGAGAGACGGggtcaaaatgtcaacagtggttATCTTGGGGTGGTGGGATTACAGATATCTGCTTTTTCgcttctaactttttttttttttttgaggaagatcagccctgagctaacatccatgccaatcctcctctttttgctgaggaagactggccctgagctatcatcagtgccgatcttcctccactttatatgggacaccgccacagcatggtctggcaagcggtgcctcagtgcgcgcccggggtccgaacccgggccgccagcagcggagcccgtgcacttaactgctacgccgagGGGCGCAGGGCCAGCCCCTCGCTTCTAACTTTTGATGTTGCCCCACTTCTAAAGTGAGTGCTGCTTttgcaatcagaaaaaaaaaatgtgtattcagccattttcattaaaaaatagggGTTGGCCTGGTAGAGTAGTGGTTacgttcacatgctccacttcggagttcgcaagtccacctggggttcgcaggttcagatcccaggcgtggacccatgtaccactcatcaagccatgctgtggcagcatcccatatgcaaaatagaggaagatgggcacagacattagcccagggccaatcttcctcagcaagaggaggaggattggcaacaggtgttggctcagg includes the following:
- the LOC131399015 gene encoding C-X-C chemokine receptor type 2-like, translated to MAIIVENLWNDSDFWEDYWDEWGNFTGTPAIDGSNSPCRIDTETRNKYAVVVIYALVFLLSLLGNSLVMLVVLYSRVSRSVTDVYLLNLAIADLLFALTLPIWAASEAKGWIFGTTLCKVVSLLKEVNFYSGILLLACISVDRYLAIVHATRMLTQKRNWVKFICLGIWTLSFILSLPIFFLRKAVNPPYSSPVCYEDLGANTTKWRMVMRVLPQTFGFLLPLLVMLFCYGLTLRTLFQAQMRQKHRAMRVIFAVVLVFLLCWLPYNLVLVSDTLMRLRVIEETCERRNDIGRALDATEILGFLHSCLNPLIYVFIGQKFRHGLLKILAIHGLIRKEFLPKDSRPSFVGSSSGNTSTTL